A window of Pyrus communis chromosome 3, drPyrComm1.1, whole genome shotgun sequence genomic DNA:
CACGGGGCTCGGCACCACTGGCACCGAGGCGGGGTAATGCCTGGGACCCACAGGACCACCGAGAATGCTCCTCACCGGCAACAGAAAGTAAAACTCCTTATCTCCGATCTGAAGAAGATCCTGCGAGTCCAGCTTGACCGGCGGGTTCCCGGGTAGGTGGAGCACACCCTCCACGAGGCAGCCGTTCTTGCCGAGGACCTCGAGCGCGAATCGACGCCGCGTGAAGTCGTAGAAAATTCGCGCATGGTGGCGCGAAATGTTCATGCCGCCGCCGAGGCTGGAGAGGTCGACGTCCACCGTCGATTTCTTGGAGTTCCGGCCCAGGATTATGGAGTAAGTCTGCATGTAGTACTCGAAGTCTTCGCCTTGAAGCTTCGCGAACCCCGCCTCCACATCAGTGCCGCCCGCCGCCATTGAAATTTTTACAGATTGCGGTTCGGAGAAGAAACTGATATAATTACCCCAAATCCCAATCGGGTTCGGTCTATGGGGCAAACTGTGGAATTTTATTAAGTTCAGGGGCCAAAATAGAAATAAAGACAAAGTATTCCCTATTCACTTCTTTCACCCCAAATGTCAATTTTTCGTTATCCTCATAATTTGCCCCTTTGGAGTCCTTTTAGGGTTTACCCTCTCAATTTTCTCTGCTCCCCGCCTGCCCTAAACGAACACCTTGGTCTCAGTCGCTCTTCTGCTTCGTCTCTGTCACAAAATTCACTGTAATTCTTTCTACCCATCTCgaattaattcaattttttgcTAAAAATCCTtgctttctttcaattttctgtcaattttgatgcgaaatttctttctttcacaTATTTGTCAGCTTTTTCTGTTCAATTACTTTCTAATCTGAAGTGAgaatttgtactttttttttggggtaGGGGGACTAAAGGTATCATTTATCAGATTTTGGTGCAGTAGATGCTCTTAGCTTTTTGTTTGGGATCTCATATGATCCATGGCTTCTAACAAATGTTTGATTTAGGGTCCGCTCTTGATTGTTGATAGAATTTGTAGTAAGTCTGCCTGATGATGTTGGGAAATTGCGCAAGGGCTTTGAGATCCAGGTTATAACCATTTACGTGGACTGGAACACTGAAAAGATAACTATGATCTATCCCTTCTGATGGCTCAAAGTTTACATTTTTACTGCCCATATGCATACATAAACGGGAACTTTTACGAAAAGCTCCcttattcactttaacgaaaaatcatatttttacgctaaaaagtcaattttggtattattcattttactatttattttgatcttatcgttaaaacttaaagttttcaatttattttcattcGTTTTCCTGCATAAATTTATGTGTTTTCGTCACCCGTCTCGTTCTGGCTTGACTGTTGAACATGGGAGAGATTGAACTGTTTCAGATTTTCACTTAAATTTGTGCTTCAGTGGGAGTGAGGAAGTTATTGAACGATTCTCGTTCTGCCTTGAACTTTTTGCATTTTCTACCTAATAGGTCATGGGATCGACTACTAGTTGTAGTAGATAAATCTCCTTAGTGTAGTGATGGGGGAGGGGAGGGCTACTGGATAAGGAAAAGTAAAGACGTTGGATTTAAAGGAATTATGTTTTTTGAGCATTTACTGGTAGAAAATACCTGGCCAAGCATGATTGAATCAGGTAGTTTGCTCTGAGGTCTAATTAGAAGATGCAGCATGATCTATGTTTTGTTCACGGTGGTTTATTTTCTTAAGTCActattgtttgatttgttgcaTTCATGTAACAtcgttttttcttttccttcttttgagGCAGCCTGTAGCAAAAATCAAATAGAATGGCTTAcgttatatttttcttttgctctGAAATTTTATTTACGGTTAAAGTAGCTACCAATTTCTCTTCAATTGATTGCTCATGTAAAGCATATGGTTTCACCGTTAATACATTACACTTACGAATCAACTCGCAGATGTGCATTGCCTTGTGTGCTTGGTCATgaatttgttgttgttttcatgcatgaatttgaaagACATTATAATATCTCAAGTAAGCACATCACAGGGCTTGCCTTTGTTTCTTTTCACTTATGTTATTTGTAACTTGCAGAGGAGTGGGAACTATTTAGTATAAATCAATGAAGCATATTGTGAAAATTCTGACATTGTTGGTGGCCATCTCTGCCTTGTGGATTGGTCTCTTACAGACGTCTATTATCCCACGTAGTCATACTTGGTTGGTGAGTTATTTCATCTGTTTACTACGGTCGGTTTACGTTACTGTTTATACTCTTCATGTTATATTATGCTTACTGTACTCTGTTTTATCCTCTTCCCAGCTACCAATATATTTCATTGTGTCTCTAGGATGCTATGGCCTGCTAATGGTCGGAGTTGGTCTCATGCAATTTCCGACTTGTCCTCAAGAAGCAGTACTGTTGCAGCAGGTAGATtacattttctatttattttctgcCCAGTTTACTTCGCTAAATGATACTTTGGTTAAtcgctctctctttctctctgtgcTATTTATTACACACCTCTCACCttttacatttatatatgtttgtctttagaaaaaaaaaaaaaactttgaacTAAAACATGTTCTAAACTCGTATTTCTAACCGATGTTATATCCATTAGGACATAGCTGAGGCCAAGGATTTTTTAAAGCAGAAAGGGGTCGATGTGGGTGGCTGTGATTGATTCTGCACTCGGAGTACTCCCTCTTCTGTGTTTGGATACGAAGAAAAGACCAAATTTAGTATAGAATCCTTTGAACTCCGCTCGTTCTTGCAGAGATATGGTGGATGACTCCATGACACACCTTATTGTTTCCGACTTACGGAAAATTAGAGTTTTTAACTTGCCAGGTTTTACTGGGTTAAAGCAATGAACAACGCCTTGGGAGTTTCTAACTTATAGCTTCAAAGAAAAAGCCATTGAATTGTGGGAAGTAGAGAGAACTTTTGGAAAGTGTACATCTCACCGTTGATCAATTCCTGTCTGTTTGTGTCTGGGATgaaatgtttatttttgttctttcagTACCAAGTATAGAAGTTTTTTGTCGAGTGGGACAATGTTTGGAAGTTGACTtctattttcctttcttttcctcgTTTATATTTGACGAGCGGAAATTAAACCCAGCAAGTCCAATTTTTCTTCGATATTTCAGACGACTCAATATTCGGAAAATCAAGGGTCAAATATGGAATTGACTTGTCAATTTAATGGATATAAAGCTGGAGAATTTCTACGGATTTCTAGTAAAAGCATTTCTAACAGATTCTGTGACTGGGGCTTCACGTTGCATGCGCTTGATGTTGGTACTAGTGATTTACAAGAAGAATAAAGGTCAAAGTAGTTTTTCTCTGTTCTTTTGCCATGCATTCATCACATTGTATGAAGAATAAAGTTCAAAGTTGCTCTTCTttgtcctttttcttttccttttaacCTTCTAGATGTCTACTAAACATTAGTCTAGTAGTACAATAAAATTCAGTTTGAATTTCTAATGAAATcatttctaacaaaaaaaaatcacttaagCAATTTAACCCTTATTAAAGAACAATGTTTGGCTACTCAAGAATGAGTAAAACCTTATATTCAAAATTCTTCATGTTTGAATTACAAATgtttgtgcttatgatcagaactgttcgtattataaatcactctgcataaaatgaattaaaactaaagttgtttagtcaatctattttAGCAATTACATAGACGGTCCGTAATAGCTTTTACGAATTTTGTTCATCTGTTTTTATACAGTTCGATGATTAAAcgatcttaattttaattaattttttgcaaaaaCTATATTTATAGaattatttataatatgaatgattaTAATCATAAACACGAAATTTTATCCATTAACAACGAGCAGTTTTGAATTAAAATATAGGTCATCGTCAAAATAATATATCATATGATAAATTATTGTGTAATGCGACATCTTCACATGATCAGATGGGCCCAGGGTGGTGACCTCACAGATGAAACCCATCACTTCACTTTGACTGTAACTTCCTATGaaatattacttttttttataatgccaaaatcattttaaaattacataaagAAAAAGCGACCCAAATAAATGTTTGATTAGTACtaattaaaattcataaactTTTCTTGCAAGTTCGAATGCAGAGTCTCAGTACGAAACAAACGTCCCTTCTTTACTACCAAATAGTTACAAAATGTTTATATGTCATAAACAACTAATATTAATACAATGTAGATGCACGTTTACAAAAAGGAACGCTTGTATAGAGATTTTTTGTTAGTAAATGATTACTAATTCTTTGTGTAATGTAGCATTAATATTATCGATAATATATCAACAACACATTCGTATATTTCATTTGTTACAATGCTAATATCAACACACAAGTCATCATGTATTCGTATATTTCATTTGTTCTATTACTGAATCAGAGTAtatcaataataataaaaaattaatgatccaaaaattaataacaataataaaagaAGAGACTTGATGATGTTCACATGAATATTCCAATTCCATAATACCACTTCACTTGTAATCTCCAAAAATTGGTCCACTCCATTTTTCACTCCCTTTACTATTTTCCTACTCACATTCACACATTCAACTCTCCTTCTCGCTCAGAGTCTCGGACCCAGACAACCATTTTCTTTTGGCCCAATTTCCAGTTCACAGTATTAACCCCAAACTCCCCCCTTCAACTCGTCGGTGTCGtccttctcattctctctctcttttccttttccttcacaATCATGGCATCAAACAATGCAGACCCATGTATAAAAATGCCACTTTAGCTCGCCGTAGATCCAAATTTTGAAGCTTTTCAATCGAATAAAGATAACCCATTTGATTAAATCGTCCAACTTTGTCGACCCTCCGTTGAAATGGGTGGTCTGAGGGAGTCGTGGTGCTTCTGCAAAGGAGTCAGCAAGTCTGAGAAGATGAAGGCCGCCATTTTCTCCGGCAAGGCTCCGGCCATGGCCATAATTTCCGGCGCCGCAAATGGGATCTCCGGTACGGGATTCCTGATCCACCGTAGTCTACTATTGACCACCCACGTCAACCTTCCGTCTGTGGCGGCCGCCGAGAGCTCCGAGATCCGGCTGCAAAACGGTGTCGCTGCAAGTCTCGTTCCCCAAAGGTGACTCAATACAAGCTTTGGttaaatttgtttatttcttaatgaagttttgtttttctttggttaTGTCGAAAATTAATTGAAAGTAAATACTGGGGTTAGTGTTTACTAGTGGTTTGTTGTTGGAATAGTGGAAAACATGAGACCTGTCTACAttcctatttttacttctcacgtACTCCTTTCAATTTTCGGCTATCAGATTGGATGATTTGGGTACtatcaatggacaaaaattaataagggttTGTGGAAAGTAAAAAGTGGAGTGTGAATAGGACTGGCCTTGAGTTTTTTGCTGAGTATTAGTGGGTCCCAAACGATAGAAATTGACATTTTTGAACAGTTTGATTGTATGATGTTTCGACCCATTTTGTTGCTATCAATGGAGAATTGATTAGTTTTGTATTGAATATTTCTTGTGTTGTGACATTTGTGTTTTCATTGGTGAGATTTGACTTGGTCAAAAGTTGTAATGTGAAAAGAGTTATGGGTGCTGCTAAGAAGTTGGAGTGTTTTGTATGCAACTTCTGGTGATTATGTTGTTGGATCTGATTGGGTCATACTCAATCATTGTCTACAAGTAAACTACCGGTTAGGAGAAAGAGTATCAGCTGGTAACCAATTTTTCACTGACAAGATATATTCTAATTTAAGAGAGAGGGATTCAAACTTGAGTGCAACATGGTGGGTACGCTGCCCTAACCAACTGCCCAAATCCCACGTCCGTGGTACCTGGTAACCATTCAGATTAGTTAAATGTGGAAGTCTTTAATGTAGGGGATGGAGACTGGGGAGTTCAGGGGTAGTACCGATAATGCAGTATGTTAAATGAACTAAAACTGGAGGTAATGGTGGATGGATGGCATGATAGAGCTAAAAAGGCAAGAATTTTAGGCAATAAGAGATTCCAGTGACTGAAAAATGGAAGAAACTGCTTGTTCGTTTATTTTGGAGATGGAAATTGCTCCAGAATTGACCTGGCAAGTCCTCCCGGAGTCatgaaaattttgttgttttacttTTGAGTTGGGTTCCTAAGGCTTAATTGTGAGACACGTTTATAGTTAGGTAGCTATCTTGTGGGTTGCCTCCTATGGGAAATGATTACGAAATGGAAAGGTAATTGAAAATTGGAGTACGTAGGATCATGACCGTGATGATTCggttatttattattatttttttttttttaattttattgtagTTGATATAGTTATTGAATACAAATTCCGTTGGATCTAATAGAAGTTCCGTTCTCTAGTTTAGACTGATGGGGAAAGGACAATTTGGTGACAATGTTCTCATAAAGCACCAACGCATCATGTTGCCTTTACATTATCAGGCTTTTGAAGTAGCTTTTCTCACTCTTTCATTGGATTGCAGATTTTTCATCACCAGCTCCATTTTAGATCTCACAATAGTAGGTCTGGATGCGGTGGATGGAGATTCAAATGCCCAAGGCCACCTCCACCACTTGAAGACCTGCTCTAAACCAAGCCTGGATCTCGGCAGTGTAGTTTACCTTCTAGGCTACATGGAGAAGAAGGATTTGACAATTGGCGAAGGTAAGGTAGTGATTGCCACAGACAATCTCATAAAATTGTCAACTGATGGAGTAACATTGAGCCCGGGTTCAGCTGGATTTGACGCACAAGGGAATCTTGCATTTATGATATGTGATCCGATGAAACTAGCAACATCTCCAAACACCAAATCCTCATCAACTTCGTCATCATCCTCCTCGTCATGGAAGAAGGATCACCCGATGCAATTTGGTATCCCCATTCCAATCATTTGTGATTGGTTAAATCAGCATTGGGAGGGCAGTCTCGATGATCTTAACAAGCCTAAGCTACCACTCATTCGGTTAATGTCTTCTGCCCAGAAAAGCGAACACTCTTGTGCTTCCTTCACACAGCGGCAAGTTTTTAAGTCAACTGAAGGTGATAATGATGGAACAACTTCTTCATCAAATACAATCTCAAAACCTAGGGACCAGCATGGATCAAGCTGCTCTGCTGCTGCAAACACTGTTGAAGAAGAGGCCCTAACAGGTGATCCTCATGCTGCACATTTACAAGGTATTCCTACTCCGGAAATTTATGAATCACCGAAGTTAACAGCTATCCCTCTTCGGAGAAGAGAAGGCTCCCCAGTTCAGCTTTTGGACATTAATTTTCCTCCAAGGGTTGCAAAACCAGCAGTTCTACCACAGTCAACCAAAAAGTTACTCCTGAATTCTGGTGAGAATTTTGTCAGGGAGCCTCCTGAGCATATCCCAGTAAGAGAAGGAAACAGAGTTGAGGATAGAGGACCAGCCAGTCCTGATGCAAATGCTGAAATTGCCTCGACGGGTTCTTTTAATGGGGCCCAAAGTGAGGTTGAGTCTAGTTCATTACCAGTGGATGCTGCAGATAGGCAGAATGGGTATAGTAGTGAGGGAGAGACTATGTACTCTGCTGAAACTGCTGAGAGTCGAAATTATACTACTCCTGCAGATGGAAAGTTTCAACAAGTGGGAAGGAGCCAGAGTTGTGTGAACTATAATAGATGGGGAGCCACCCAAAGTAACCCAGTGCAGCGCAGGGCGTTGCTAGAAAAGCAGAGGAGCTTTATCCATGGAAGGAAGATGCATTCGCAAGCAGCAACTTCTCAAAGGAGCAATGACTACTACAGCCCAACTGTCTCCTCAATCATGAAGAAGCGGAACTCAGAGCAGCCTGTCAGACCCCGGCAAATTGCTGTTCATTCCTCCCCAAAATGGAACTTCTGAGTTGAATCATATCAAATGTGACACCGGAAAATGATTAGCATGAAGAACGTATAGTGTTTTGAGTTAAAACGCCCATTTAATTTCCACTATGGTATAGTGTAACAAATTTGTTGTGAATGTGCAGAGAGACAGATATCAGGTGAATAAGAAAATTCAGCAAAGTTGTAATTTTGCTCCTAGTGAGTCTTGTGTTACTGGTTCCATATCATCTATAAAGTTATTctttgagggtagtaaactccCAGTGGCAGGTAGATAGATGTTTAGTTCTGGGAAATTTTACTAGGTTAAACTGTCTCCATGTTTAATCCATCGTGAATTTAATGGTACGTTTTGCTGATAACTGCCTGGTTAGAGAATGGACAGCGTTCGAGTTGCATATAACAAAAGGATAATTATCGAACTTGGTCGAGTTCTGCCATTTTCGGCCGTGGGATTGACGTTGAGACTCAGATCACAAACTCGGAAAGGGAATTAACAAAGATGATCATTATTGCGAATGAGTCTGGACAATGGCATGCATAACTCAGAAAGAAACTGCGTAACGTTAACGATTTTATTCAGTACATTGGCTTTGATCAGAAATTAGGACTCCCAAAGCTATAAGCAATATTGCTAAAGAACAGCTGGGGgaaaaaattcaaccaatttATTTAGAAAACTAAATGCCGATGATAATTGTTGCCGCGCTAGGACAATGCTCCAAGGAAAAACTACAAAAAATCTCTTGTTGAGACCGCATCGTATCAATAGGATTCCAGTGCAGGCTTCGCTATACTCATCTGAGGAAGCGGCAGAGAGCCGGATACAGTTGAGGAGAACCAGCCAAGCTTCTCTACGAGTTTGTCAATCAGGTCACCTGCTAAGTAAGAAACACCTCCCACCGCAATCGCGATGGTAAAATAGTAGAGTAAAGTTTTGATGTACTTTGGTGGCCTCTGGATGTAAGCCTTTCCAATTGCGAGAACTACGATGCATAAAAAAGAAGCTACCGCAACTGCTGCAACCTTTAGGTCCCTGTTGTTGCTCTGGCGGAATGAGAAGCCATAAACCACAGGAGGTATTAACCCGAAAACGATGAATGATAAAACAGCAACAGAGGCATGAAGAGGGAAATTCTCTCTTTTCCCTAGTACTTTTTGGTATCTCTCCACTTGCTCATCTGTCTGACCGGAGGGGACTTTTGAATGATCATCTTTCAGTTCCCACAGCTGTAATATTTGTTGCGGATCAGAAAacatcaagaaacaaaatacagtGCAAATGAGGGGAAGAGTGAGTGAATTTTTAAACTGAAGCTCCGAGTCTTTTACTCACATTATGACCAACGATGAAAAGTCCGCCAAGTAAGTTTGCCAATGCCAAAGCAAGAATGTTCACTGCAAAAAGAAGATAGTTACAAACCTAAACATGATGATGATCAAGGGGCGCAAGTGAAAAATTAAATCTGTTAGTTTCAACTACAGGAATGAAAATGTAATAAGATACAAAAACTAGATCCAATTAGCTCGTATATAAAGACTCTCAGGCAGTTCAAAATTAAATCAACTAAAATAGAAGCAACGTACGTGTTGCAGTATCAGCACTGGCGGCAGATGTCACGATGCCTAAGCTTGTAATTGCTTCAGTTAAACCACCGTATACAATGCTTTTGATGATTTCTAACGTTTTGGTATCACCTGTTTCCCCTGTTTCAGGTATCAATGGTGGTTCTGGACTAATAACGACCATCGTACTCTCAGGAAGCTCAGATGTAGTTGGCCCTGCATCAACACATGTAAATTTGCATTAGAAGGTTTTGCATTGCTATAGCACTCGATACTTCCACTTTCTAAAAGTGATTTCATGTTAATAATTTCTCATGTATGACACTGTCTTGTACATACCTGCATCATTTGCTTGAATTTGTGTGGGGTCTCGCGGAATGGCTACAACATCTATTTCAGATGGTGGGGGCTTGGTGGTCACAAGTACACCAACTCCAATTGGCAGAACAGGAACTGAAGGTTTTTTATTATGTACTGTTCCATTCCACTCATGTGAAGTAACTGATTCGTCAACTTCGACACTGCTctcaaaattatttttggaGGGTTTAGTTGTTGCAGCAACTCCAACACTAGCTTCAACAGACTCACCGGTTAGTGGAGGTTTATCCATCGAGGTAGCATCACTAACTCCATTTGGCTGAGCAGGCATTGTGGGACTTTTATCATATTGCGTTTCATTCAAGCTGTATGATGGAACTGGAACTTCGACTCCAACACTGATCTGAATATTATCTTTTGAGGGTTCAACTATTGCAGGTACAGTAGCTCCAACAGGATCTTTAGGCGCTGGACCTTTACTTAATGGTGCAGTTTGTATATTTTGATCTTGTGGTGTTCCAGCCGAGTCATGTGATGGAATTGGAACCAACTCTCCAACTTCAACATTGTTTCCAGTATTAGTTTCTGCATCAGCAAATCAAGTAACAGGTTAGGCTACTTGATAATGAGAAACTTGAAATCTGCTGATTCATATTTTAATGACAGCTCAAAAGGTTTATCGTGTAAAAATGTGGGAGAAAAAAGCATCTCTTTTTTGTGTATGCAAAGTACGCCCAAATTTATCAAAACACCAGTAGGAGAAGTTTACCTCGTTCTGTATGATCGTCCTCATCTTTAGGTACCAATTTGGGAAAGAACCAGCTGCCTGTTACATTGAAAGAATGGTTAAACTATCAGCCAAGGtttcaaaacagaaaatgtcaCACCACAAAATGCCTAATTGGcaaacaaaaacatcacaagAGGAAAGATTCAGGTTCTGGAATTTTAATAGCAATACCATGATCTAGATATATTACAATTTTTATATTCCTTCACATCAAAAGATATTCTTCTTTCATTTAGTGGCAATGGTTAGGCAATTGAATTCCTTGCCCTAAATTATGTCAATTCTGTTCTAGCATCAAAtgcaataaaaagaaaagttgttAATACAGTAAGGATGCAAAAGTACCTGCAGGAATGAGGAAACTGAAGCATGAAGTGCATCGAATTGGATCAACTGGCGGAGGAGGTGGTGCAGCAGGAAGTAGTGTATTTTCCGGCTCTCTACCACGAATGATAACCTTTGTGATGCAAGAATTGCAATTAGGACAATAGAAATCATGCGCAGCCGGCTTCTGATATACCCATTCTAGATACAATTCAGACGCTTCTTGTTCACTGATTTCTCTTAGCTTAACTCTCCTATTTTCGTTCGTCCCACTGTTGATAGAAGCAAAACCATTCAACTCTTCACCCTTCTGCCCAACTGACTTCTTGGAGGATAAAGTACCAAAACCATTGAACTCTTCCTCAATCTTTATATCACCACCATCTTCGCGATTAGTAACACCAACAGCACTCTTATCAAGGGTTAGCTTGACATCCAGTATTTCATCTCCAGGGTTTTTCCTGAAAGAAAAATCGACATGTCCGCCGTTGAAACCAGAGATCTCATATGGGGATTCAGTACCTGAAACAAAGCAGAGAATTGAAACATATCATCACAAAACCATTGAGCTTGGCCAAACACAATAATGCAGATATACATACCCTATTTGGCATGAATTTCCATGTCCACCAACAGCTAGATTAAAGTCCCAGTTGAAAATTACTCTTAGTaaattaattagtcaattacGTTGAACCCATCTGATTCTTCCCAGCTAATGAAACATTAAAAAAGGGgtgtaaaacaaacaaaacaacaactaatTACTACTGAAACTGCAATAAAAAAACCTCCAAAAACCAGAACTTTAATCATGATACATAATTAAATGTAGTTCTTGATGCACAAACTAATGAAGTAACAAAAAACCCGATCTGGGTTCAATTCAAAAGCtgataaaaatcaaacaaagatctgaaatcacaaaacccaatagcaaaaagaaaaaactttaaTACCAAGAAGTGTTCTACTTTCTTTACCTCCATTTTTAAGAGAGATGGAAGTTCCATTTCTTGGGGTTTCCTTAACTTCCTCAGCCTCGTCAGCTTCAGTAGAAACTAATGAACTCtcagaggaagaaaagataaaGTCACCGTTGGAGACAGTGGTGGTGAGATTTGCTGTGTTGCTGTGCTGGCGAGGCAGCTTTCTTCTCAGAGCCATGCCTTCAGCTGCTGCTTCCTCTGTCTCCTCCTCCCACTTGTTCATTGCCTCCATTTTTGCAACCAATTGCCTTGCTCTAAAGGAAGCTCTGGGGCTCAGTGTGATCAGTATTATATATTACCACCGGAAAAGTGTGAAGTTATGTCATTGTAGGTTAGGCATGCTGTAATGTGCTAGAATTCAGAGATTTTGATTTGGGTTTCTAGATGAAGTCAGTATGTGGTTGGGTgatgctaattaattaataaaaaaaaatttaaaaaaaagtttgagtCTTTATTTGACAATGATATGATTACGGCCTAGTTtagtactgaggtgattctaaaaaaaattg
This region includes:
- the LOC137729826 gene encoding dolichol-phosphate mannose synthase subunit 3-like, producing MKHIVKILTLLVAISALWIGLLQTSIIPRSHTWLLPIYFIVSLGCYGLLMVGVGLMQFPTCPQEAVLLQQDIAEAKDFLKQKGVDVGGCD
- the LOC137730184 gene encoding uncharacterized protein translates to MGGLRESWCFCKGVSKSEKMKAAIFSGKAPAMAIISGAANGISGTGFLIHRSLLLTTHVNLPSVAAAESSEIRLQNGVAASLVPQRFFITSSILDLTIVGLDAVDGDSNAQGHLHHLKTCSKPSLDLGSVVYLLGYMEKKDLTIGEGKVVIATDNLIKLSTDGVTLSPGSAGFDAQGNLAFMICDPMKLATSPNTKSSSTSSSSSSSWKKDHPMQFGIPIPIICDWLNQHWEGSLDDLNKPKLPLIRLMSSAQKSEHSCASFTQRQVFKSTEGDNDGTTSSSNTISKPRDQHGSSCSAAANTVEEEALTGDPHAAHLQGIPTPEIYESPKLTAIPLRRREGSPVQLLDINFPPRVAKPAVLPQSTKKLLLNSGENFVREPPEHIPVREGNRVEDRGPASPDANAEIASTGSFNGAQSEVESSSLPVDAADRQNGYSSEGETMYSAETAESRNYTTPADGKFQQVGRSQSCVNYNRWGATQSNPVQRRALLEKQRSFIHGRKMHSQAATSQRSNDYYSPTVSSIMKKRNSEQPVRPRQIAVHSSPKWNF
- the LOC137729503 gene encoding membrane protein of ER body-like protein isoform X1, coding for MEAMNKWEEETEEAAAEGMALRRKLPRQHSNTANLTTTVSNGDFIFSSSESSLVSTEADEAEEVKETPRNGTSISLKNGGKESTESPYEISGFNGGHVDFSFRKNPGDEILDVKLTLDKSAVGVTNREDGGDIKIEEEFNGFGTLSSKKSVGQKGEELNGFASINSGTNENRRVKLREISEQEASELYLEWVYQKPAAHDFYCPNCNSCITKVIIRGREPENTLLPAAPPPPPVDPIRCTSCFSFLIPAGSWFFPKLVPKDEDDHTERETNTGNNVEVGELVPIPSHDSAGTPQDQNIQTAPLSKGPAPKDPVGATVPAIVEPSKDNIQISVGVEVPVPSYSLNETQYDKSPTMPAQPNGVSDATSMDKPPLTGESVEASVGVAATTKPSKNNFESSVEVDESVTSHEWNGTVHNKKPSVPVLPIGVGVLVTTKPPPSEIDVVAIPRDPTQIQANDAGPTTSELPESTMVVISPEPPLIPETGETGDTKTLEIIKSIVYGGLTEAITSLGIVTSAASADTATLNILALALANLLGGLFIVGHNLWELKDDHSKVPSGQTDEQVERYQKVLGKRENFPLHASVAVLSFIVFGLIPPVVYGFSFRQSNNRDLKVAAVAVASFLCIVVLAIGKAYIQRPPKYIKTLLYYFTIAIAVGGVSYLAGDLIDKLVEKLGWFSSTVSGSLPLPQMSIAKPALESY
- the LOC137729503 gene encoding membrane protein of ER body-like protein isoform X2, producing MEAMNKWEEETEEAAAEGMALRRKLPRQHSNTANLTTTVSNGDFIFSSSESSLVSTEADEAEEVKETPRNGTSISLKNGGTESPYEISGFNGGHVDFSFRKNPGDEILDVKLTLDKSAVGVTNREDGGDIKIEEEFNGFGTLSSKKSVGQKGEELNGFASINSGTNENRRVKLREISEQEASELYLEWVYQKPAAHDFYCPNCNSCITKVIIRGREPENTLLPAAPPPPPVDPIRCTSCFSFLIPAGSWFFPKLVPKDEDDHTERETNTGNNVEVGELVPIPSHDSAGTPQDQNIQTAPLSKGPAPKDPVGATVPAIVEPSKDNIQISVGVEVPVPSYSLNETQYDKSPTMPAQPNGVSDATSMDKPPLTGESVEASVGVAATTKPSKNNFESSVEVDESVTSHEWNGTVHNKKPSVPVLPIGVGVLVTTKPPPSEIDVVAIPRDPTQIQANDAGPTTSELPESTMVVISPEPPLIPETGETGDTKTLEIIKSIVYGGLTEAITSLGIVTSAASADTATLNILALALANLLGGLFIVGHNLWELKDDHSKVPSGQTDEQVERYQKVLGKRENFPLHASVAVLSFIVFGLIPPVVYGFSFRQSNNRDLKVAAVAVASFLCIVVLAIGKAYIQRPPKYIKTLLYYFTIAIAVGGVSYLAGDLIDKLVEKLGWFSSTVSGSLPLPQMSIAKPALESY